The window AGGTAAAAATGTTCTGGGTAATTTACGGTGCTTATTTTGGGGCTTTTGTTGGCAGCTTCCTGGCCTGTGCCGCCTACAGGCTACCACGGAGGATCCCCCTCGGTGGGTACTCCCGGTGCGACGCCTGTGGGACTCCGGTGGGGTTCTGGGTCTACCTGCCAGTGCTTAACTATCTTCTCCTGCGGGGCAGATGCCGGGCATGTGGGAGCCGGATTCCGCTCAGGTACTGGCTGGCGGAGGTGGCAGGGGCGGGTATTGGTGCGGTGGTGGGATCTTACCTAGTCTTCGGCATTGGGTAGTTAGCGTTGTGCTACTGGGGCTTGATCGGAGCCCTTGCTCTGCGGGCGGTACGCTTTTGACGTGGAGGTCTTGCTGTGGGCGCGACTTTCTGGACTGCACGTGGTAGAGGTGCCCGTCGCCTGGCGTGAGAGGCCGGGGTCGAAGGTGAGGCTCCTCCGGGACGGGCCGCGGATGCTGGATGCGCTTTGGCTGCTCCGGCGGGAGTACGGGGCGTTGTCGGTGTTTGTGCCGGGGGTGGAGCGGGCGTGACGTGGTTTCTTGCCTTTATTGTCCGACAAAAGGAGGAACAGCACAGATTTTTTGAAGGAGGGAAGCTGCGATGAGAAGACGATTACTTGTTACTGTACTTGCTATTCAGTTGTGTGTTTTGATGGGTGGTCTGGAGGCATTTGCTGCCGGTGCACCGACAAACTACACGGTTAATATTCCTTATGCAGAGCCTTATTATCCTCCCAGGAATGGCCAGTTAGAAGTAATGTGGCAGTTTAATGTTCCCAGTGGTCACAAGGTCATAGCTATTTCCGTTCAGTTATATAATCCAGATTATTACTATTTTTGTGGATATAAAATTGTCGTTGATGGAGTAGTTGTTAGAAACGGCTTGGTCCGCCCTTCCAAAACTATAACTGTGACGTGGATAGGAGAAGCATGGTCAAGCGTTATCATTGGTCGTTACGCACATCAGTATACCTGGTATGGCGCGCTTGGAATCAACAGCGGGACGCTATCTAACATAAGCTATGCGGCTGATCAGGCAACTGCTGAAGCTGCAAAGGCCAGTGCTGATGCAGCAAAAACCGAGGCGATTAACGCCAAGAACGCCGCCGACACCGCAGCCACCATCGCGGCTAACGCCAAGGCTTCCGCCGATGCCGCGAAGACAAGCGCTGATACCGCGGCCGCCCGGGTCTGGGACTCCGTGGAGAGCAAGTCTGCCGCCACCCTCGCGAAGGAGGCCCGTGACAAGGCCAACCAGGCGCTGACCGAGATTCTCAATGTCAAGGTCTCTATCGGTCCCCTGATCCTCAAGGTCTCCGGCCGCAACAACGCCACCTGCACCAGGGCCACCTCTTTTGACGTGGTGATCCAGGCTTCCGGCGCAACCGAATTCCGCGTGAAGGCCGACACCGGCTCCTGGAGCGAGTGGGTGCCGGTGGGGTCGGTAGCGACCGCCACGGGCATCATCGGTTCCGGTGCGCATACCGTCTACGTCGAAGCCCGCAACGCGGC of the Bacillota bacterium genome contains:
- a CDS encoding prepilin peptidase produces the protein VKMFWVIYGAYFGAFVGSFLACAAYRLPRRIPLGGYSRCDACGTPVGFWVYLPVLNYLLLRGRCRACGSRIPLRYWLAEVAGAGIGAVVGSYLVFGIG